aaggatgcacatttagaagcaTTATCCCAAGACGACAATGACACATTtgccctcgggttttcaagaataataccttgcttgtcatgtagaccaagcaacaagttgggtgtgcCAGCATCGTCATATCCACATTTGGCAtcggggtcaaatggaaagagtggaCTTAGACATGGATCTAGACAACACGCTTTTTCCCCATAGGTTTCGCCCCATCTAaaagacatactctctacaatagcatacatatcatcaaattcaaataGAGAGCAGAGAAAGTTGTCAcacaaatcaaattcaactatgGTTCCTTTATGCAAGTACTCACTAGTTTCAAGTTCATCACCTCTAGGatgctcaacataggaaacacacaaagaagaaatagatggAATCTCTAAGCATGCACCAATTACTATTTCAAGAGAGTAATTTCCCCATAGATATAAGTCACCATGAGCAGCAAAGGGATCACACACAAAAATATGTTCACAAGAACAATCAGAATTCGGGTTTCCTACATATTCAAGCAATTCAAGGTCACCTTCATCCGATTGtgcctttttcttggtttctttgagCAAATCTATCAATATGGCTTTCATAATGCAACATGATCAAAGAATCATCTCCAATCCcatgatcaactctatcaacatCATTACTAACTTGAGACTTATTAAACAC
This portion of the Capsicum annuum cultivar UCD-10X-F1 unplaced genomic scaffold, UCD10Xv1.1 ctg49297, whole genome shotgun sequence genome encodes:
- the LOC124892650 gene encoding uncharacterized protein LOC124892650, producing the protein MLSALNPNFEKVSPKGNLDIFPCNAEHEGCPNAKSSEEHTSHDLQESMSFRWGETYGEKACCLDPCLSPLFPFDPDAKCGYDDAGTPNLLLGLHDKQGIILENPRANVSLSSWDNASK